One window of Pseudacidobacterium ailaaui genomic DNA carries:
- a CDS encoding nitroreductase family protein — protein sequence MANIMEKNLSQVIAQRRATPSFDGSPVPDEDLKKILDAGLHAPSGYNMQPWRFIVVRQPEQKRRLRAASFNQAKVEEASAVIVACGDADGWRKGDLEEMLRLGREGGMPEHYAEQAKVNIPNYLSNHPNFPMWLNRHVMIAFTTMMLMAEALGYDTAPMEGFEEEKVREVLKLPLSYHVVALLGIGHLKGPDKFNGGRFAMAHTVFVEEYGRPAKF from the coding sequence ATGGCAAACATCATGGAGAAAAATTTGTCTCAGGTGATTGCACAACGCCGTGCAACCCCCAGCTTTGATGGCTCTCCTGTTCCGGACGAAGACCTGAAGAAAATTCTCGATGCCGGCCTTCACGCACCCAGTGGCTATAACATGCAACCCTGGCGCTTCATCGTCGTCAGACAACCGGAACAGAAACGCCGCCTGCGTGCCGCCAGTTTCAACCAGGCAAAAGTCGAAGAGGCTTCCGCCGTCATCGTCGCCTGTGGCGATGCGGACGGTTGGCGCAAAGGCGATCTGGAAGAGATGCTGCGCCTTGGTCGGGAAGGCGGCATGCCGGAACATTATGCCGAACAGGCCAAAGTCAACATTCCGAATTATCTGTCCAATCACCCGAATTTTCCCATGTGGCTCAACCGGCACGTCATGATTGCCTTTACTACCATGATGCTCATGGCCGAGGCCCTGGGATACGATACCGCCCCCATGGAAGGGTTCGAGGAAGAAAAAGTTCGCGAAGTGTTGAAACTGCCGCTTAGCTATCACGTTGTTGCTTTGCTCGGAATCGGCCATCTGAAAGGCCCGGATAAATTCAATGGTGGGCGCTTTGCCATGGCCCATACCGTCTTTGTCGAAGAATATGGCAGACCTGCGAAATTCTGA
- the cyaY gene encoding iron donor protein CyaY: MTDTENNNNSACYTSAMMDETEFRRHADAAMESLKKSLIDAEAQGDFEAEEQGGVLNVLFDDPPAKFVITPNAPVRQIWISALATSFKLDWSDETKDFILPKDGTRLKPLVARLINQHLGSESVSLG; this comes from the coding sequence ATGACGGATACTGAGAACAACAACAATTCTGCTTGCTACACTAGTGCCATGATGGATGAAACAGAATTTCGCCGCCATGCGGACGCGGCCATGGAGTCCCTGAAGAAAAGCCTGATTGATGCCGAAGCACAAGGCGATTTTGAAGCCGAAGAACAAGGGGGCGTGCTGAATGTTCTTTTCGATGACCCGCCGGCAAAGTTTGTCATTACGCCAAATGCTCCCGTGCGGCAAATCTGGATCTCTGCTCTGGCCACCAGCTTTAAACTCGACTGGTCTGATGAAACAAAAGACTTCATTCTGCCGAAGGACGGCACAAGGCTGAAGCCCCTGGTCGCGCGCCTCATCAACCAACATCTGGGCAGCGAGTCTGTTTCTCTTGGATAA
- a CDS encoding CRTAC1 family protein: MNRRAFLQSLSRTALVLPFSDVLLLATPPWKRAARFAGQEAPQSKPGAQPAYEARPMPPPPGPRSPIAGTPLGVQFLDVAAQSGLDVKTIYGGEGKNKYLLETTGCGVAFYDYDNDGWIDIFLVNGWRLEGFAKGQEPTCHLFKNNRDGTFTDVTAKAGLARSGWGQGCCIGDYDNDGHDDLFVSYYGQNALFHNNGNGTFTDVTAKAGLLQSRLRWNSGCAFLDYDRDGHLDLFVANYIDFDLKTAPTPESGPCEYKGILVACGPPGLPGGKNILYHNNGDGTFTDVSEKAGMWNTVGNYALSVAVADFDNDGWPDIYVANDSTAATLYQNQKDGTFKDIAIEAGAALSPDGKPQAGMGVTVGDYNRDGTLDIAKTNFAGDTDSLYTNLGDGSFEDDTYLSGLGVNTRYLGWGIGFFDMDNDGWLDLLVSNGHVYPEVSTSKTEAPYAEHKYLYRNLRNGRFEDVTEKGGPGITTPVAARGCAFGDYDNDGDLDIVVNCVNSLPQLLRCDSEWKRNWIKIKTIGTKSNRTGIGARVKVVARCQPDAKQPLVQIDEVRSGGSYYSQNDLRLHFGLDQAKTVDLVEVRWPSGQVDSYSGLAVNQLYLLEEGSKTPKALALTGLKKK, encoded by the coding sequence ATGAACCGACGCGCGTTTCTTCAGTCTCTTAGCCGTACCGCTCTGGTCCTGCCTTTTTCCGATGTGCTGCTGCTGGCCACCCCACCGTGGAAGAGGGCCGCAAGATTTGCCGGGCAGGAAGCGCCGCAAAGCAAACCCGGGGCGCAACCGGCCTATGAAGCAAGGCCCATGCCGCCGCCACCGGGTCCCAGGTCCCCGATTGCAGGAACGCCTCTGGGAGTGCAGTTTCTTGACGTTGCAGCGCAATCGGGCTTGGACGTCAAAACCATTTATGGAGGTGAAGGCAAAAATAAATATCTGCTGGAAACCACAGGCTGCGGCGTGGCCTTTTACGACTATGACAACGATGGATGGATCGACATCTTTTTGGTCAACGGCTGGAGGCTGGAGGGCTTTGCCAAAGGACAGGAACCAACCTGTCATCTTTTTAAAAATAATCGCGACGGCACCTTTACCGACGTCACAGCCAAAGCCGGGCTGGCCCGCAGCGGATGGGGCCAGGGTTGTTGCATTGGTGACTATGACAACGATGGTCATGATGACCTTTTCGTCAGCTACTATGGGCAGAATGCACTTTTCCACAACAATGGAAACGGCACCTTTACCGACGTCACAGCCAAAGCTGGTCTGCTGCAATCCAGGCTCCGCTGGAACTCTGGCTGCGCCTTCCTCGATTACGACCGGGACGGCCACCTCGACCTCTTTGTTGCCAACTATATTGATTTCGATCTGAAGACTGCACCCACTCCGGAATCGGGCCCCTGCGAATACAAGGGCATCCTGGTTGCCTGCGGTCCTCCGGGACTTCCGGGTGGCAAAAACATTCTTTATCACAACAATGGCGACGGGACCTTCACGGACGTCTCCGAGAAAGCAGGCATGTGGAACACGGTCGGCAACTATGCCCTGAGCGTGGCCGTTGCCGACTTTGACAATGATGGATGGCCAGACATTTACGTAGCCAATGACTCGACGGCAGCGACCCTGTATCAAAACCAGAAAGATGGCACATTCAAAGACATTGCCATCGAAGCCGGGGCCGCCCTTTCTCCCGATGGAAAGCCGCAGGCAGGCATGGGTGTCACCGTGGGAGATTACAACCGCGATGGAACCCTGGACATCGCAAAGACAAATTTCGCTGGAGACACAGATTCGCTCTACACAAACCTCGGCGATGGTTCCTTTGAGGACGATACCTATCTCTCCGGACTGGGTGTGAATACGCGCTATCTGGGTTGGGGAATTGGTTTCTTTGACATGGACAATGACGGCTGGCTTGATCTTCTGGTTTCCAATGGCCACGTCTACCCCGAGGTCAGTACTTCAAAGACCGAGGCCCCCTATGCGGAGCACAAATATCTGTATCGCAACCTGCGCAACGGCCGATTCGAAGATGTGACCGAGAAAGGCGGTCCGGGAATCACAACACCTGTGGCCGCACGCGGCTGCGCCTTTGGCGACTATGACAATGACGGAGACCTGGACATCGTCGTAAACTGCGTCAATTCCCTTCCGCAGCTCCTACGTTGTGATTCTGAATGGAAGCGCAACTGGATCAAAATCAAAACGATTGGCACAAAATCCAACCGCACAGGAATCGGCGCGCGCGTCAAAGTGGTCGCCCGTTGTCAGCCTGATGCGAAACAGCCTCTTGTTCAGATTGACGAGGTCCGCAGCGGTGGCAGTTATTACTCGCAAAATGATCTTCGTCTCCATTTTGGCCTCGACCAAGCCAAGACCGTAGACCTGGTCGAAGTGCGATGGCCCTCCGGACAGGTAGACTCCTATAGCGGTCTTGCCGTGAATCAGCTCTACCTGCTTGAAGAAGGCAGCAAAACCCCGAAGGCTCTGGCTCTCACTGGCTTAAAGAAGAAGTAG
- a CDS encoding glycosyltransferase family 2 protein, producing the protein MAKTLSVAIITKDEETNLPRTLQSVLWADEIIVVDCGSSDRTVEIAQDLGAKVFHEPWRGFGKQKNFAIEHCSSEWVLSLDADEEVSPELAAEIRLLLKNTPDVEAYFLPRKNFFLGRWVRRGGYWPDPKLRLFRKGSAWFEERAVHETICFSGATHTLKGSLIHHAYPSLEIYLAHMNRYSSLGAEQAIAKGRTSRSTPAFLWNVWINPAATFLYNYFFRLGFLDGREGFLLHLYHSAYVSWKYAKAWQACR; encoded by the coding sequence ATGGCAAAGACCCTCTCCGTCGCCATAATCACCAAAGATGAGGAAACCAACCTGCCCCGCACACTACAAAGTGTGCTGTGGGCAGACGAAATCATCGTTGTGGATTGTGGCTCTTCTGACAGGACGGTCGAGATTGCGCAGGACCTGGGTGCAAAGGTATTCCATGAGCCCTGGCGCGGCTTTGGCAAGCAGAAAAATTTTGCCATTGAGCATTGTTCTTCCGAATGGGTCCTTTCTCTGGATGCCGACGAGGAAGTAAGTCCTGAGCTTGCTGCAGAGATACGCCTGCTATTGAAGAACACTCCGGACGTGGAGGCCTATTTTCTTCCCCGCAAAAACTTCTTTTTGGGCCGCTGGGTCCGACGCGGCGGATACTGGCCTGACCCCAAGCTTCGCCTCTTCCGCAAAGGATCAGCATGGTTTGAAGAGCGCGCCGTGCATGAAACCATCTGCTTTTCCGGCGCAACTCATACCCTCAAAGGCAGCCTGATTCATCACGCATATCCATCTCTGGAAATTTATCTTGCACACATGAACCGGTACAGCTCCCTGGGTGCGGAACAGGCCATCGCCAAAGGCCGGACAAGCCGGAGCACACCTGCTTTTTTGTGGAATGTATGGATCAATCCAGCCGCAACCTTCCTTTACAACTACTTTTTTCGGCTTGGGTTTCTGGATGGCCGCGAGGGGTTCCTGCTGCACCTCTACCACTCGGCCTATGTAAGCTGGAAATATGCGAAAGCATGGCAGGCTTGCCGATAA
- the ribA gene encoding GTP cyclohydrolase II, translating to MPFESVKKVADADFPTRWGHFRILGFEGVLANPEPCNPEEQAAARRVEGAVALVMGDVHSAPPIVRIHSQCLTGDVFHSLRCDCRLQLELALTKITEAGAGILIYEQQEGRGIGLMAKLKAYELQDQGLDTVEANVQLGYKPDCREFELPAEILKQLGIPAVRLITNNPEKVQALESAGVRVTERISAAVEPEETFLRYLRVKREKMGHLHEELEEKRG from the coding sequence ATGCCGTTTGAAAGCGTCAAAAAGGTCGCAGATGCTGATTTTCCCACTCGTTGGGGACATTTCCGCATTCTTGGATTTGAAGGTGTACTGGCCAATCCTGAACCGTGTAATCCCGAGGAGCAAGCGGCTGCAAGACGGGTAGAAGGCGCGGTGGCGCTGGTGATGGGCGATGTACACTCTGCTCCGCCCATTGTTCGCATCCATTCCCAGTGTCTTACTGGTGATGTCTTTCACTCTCTCCGCTGCGACTGCCGTTTGCAGCTTGAGCTTGCTTTAACAAAGATCACTGAGGCGGGTGCCGGGATTCTGATCTATGAGCAGCAGGAGGGCAGAGGCATCGGCCTGATGGCCAAACTGAAGGCCTACGAGCTCCAGGACCAGGGGCTGGATACCGTGGAGGCCAATGTCCAGCTTGGCTATAAGCCAGACTGCCGCGAATTTGAGCTTCCCGCCGAGATCCTGAAACAGCTTGGCATACCCGCAGTGCGTCTCATCACCAATAATCCGGAAAAAGTGCAGGCGCTGGAGTCAGCCGGGGTCCGGGTAACGGAACGCATCTCCGCGGCAGTTGAGCCTGAAGAGACATTTCTGCGTTATTTGAGGGTCAAACGGGAAAAGATGGGCCATCTGCATGAAGAGCTTGAAGAGAAGCGGGGATGA
- the uvrA gene encoding excinuclease ABC subunit UvrA yields the protein MSITHITVRGARQHNLRDISVRIPRNTLTVVTGLSGSGKSSLAFDTIYAEGQRRYVETLSAYARQFLDQVERPDVDSIEGLSPAISIEQKTTSRSPRSTVGTITEIYDYLRLLYASVGVPHCPNCGRPISRQTHEQIVERILSLAPGERVTIYAPVVRGRKGEFKDLLDELDQQGFRARVDGELRDLSEPVNLEKRKNHTIEAVIDRIVLKPGVEKRLQEAVARALQMANGLVLVAISGGGEQLYSSSMACPDCGLDVPKLEPRSFSFNSTYGACPECHGLGSIYDFDPAKIISDWSKPLLDGALGPGSASQYLIKLIHLAAQRYKIDLKKPFEQLPKKHQDILLYGPGKTEAPRTGFHGILAYLRNAVEESRSDAYREWMLGYMSATTCPACQGKRLRPESLAVKVAGLSIADFTALSLRRALEAARRMEFTEREALIAGRLRKEILDRLEFLNAVGLGYLSLDRSAATLSGGEGQRIRLATQIGSRLRGVLYVLDEPSIGLHQRDNQRLIQALESLRDLGNTVLVVEHDEDTIRHADYVLDLGPGAGKLGGQVVAEGPPQRIMETRESLTGRYLAGEISVLHRLVPRVPNGKWITVEGARSHNLRNITARFPLGVMTVVTGVSGSGKSTLVNDILYRGLAKQLYGSREEPGEHTRISGHEKIDKVIRIDQSPIGRTPRSNPATYTGVFSAIRDLFAMLPESRERGYKAGRFSFNVAGGRCEACQGEGQRRIEMNFLPDVYVQCEVCNGRRYNQETLAVKFNGYSIADVLDLAIEDALPVLADIPQVKQKLQTLVDVGLGYIHLGQSATTLSGGEAQRMKLARELSKRQTGRTLYLLDEPTTGLHFDDVRKLLEVLHRLTDLGNTIIIIEHNLDVVRNADWIIDLGPEGGEEGGQIVAEGTPEHVSGVAGSYTGQFLRRYYKEVPASGNRTSKKQKSSQNVALA from the coding sequence ATGTCGATCACCCACATCACAGTACGCGGAGCGCGCCAGCATAATCTGCGGGACATCAGCGTCCGGATTCCGCGCAATACACTGACTGTCGTGACCGGATTGTCAGGCTCAGGCAAGTCATCGCTGGCATTTGACACAATCTATGCTGAGGGCCAGCGACGCTATGTTGAGACTTTGTCGGCCTACGCGCGGCAGTTCTTAGACCAGGTGGAGCGCCCAGATGTGGATTCCATTGAGGGACTCAGTCCGGCTATTTCGATTGAACAGAAGACGACCAGCCGCAGTCCTCGCTCAACGGTGGGGACAATCACCGAAATCTACGATTATCTGCGTCTGCTATATGCATCTGTAGGTGTGCCGCATTGCCCCAACTGCGGAAGGCCGATCTCACGACAGACGCATGAGCAGATTGTGGAGCGTATCCTGTCGCTGGCCCCGGGTGAGCGGGTAACGATTTATGCGCCTGTAGTCCGCGGGCGTAAGGGAGAATTTAAAGACCTTCTGGATGAGCTGGACCAGCAGGGATTCCGAGCAAGGGTTGATGGCGAACTTCGTGATTTGTCCGAGCCGGTGAATCTGGAAAAGCGCAAAAACCACACCATCGAGGCGGTGATTGACCGTATCGTGCTCAAGCCGGGGGTAGAGAAGCGCTTGCAGGAGGCGGTGGCGCGCGCTCTCCAGATGGCGAATGGACTGGTGCTGGTTGCGATTTCCGGCGGTGGGGAACAGCTCTATTCGTCTTCGATGGCGTGTCCTGACTGCGGCCTGGATGTGCCGAAGCTGGAGCCGCGCAGTTTCTCTTTTAACAGCACCTACGGGGCGTGCCCGGAATGCCACGGACTGGGCAGCATTTATGATTTTGACCCGGCGAAGATCATCTCTGACTGGTCAAAACCGCTGCTGGATGGCGCATTAGGACCAGGTTCCGCCTCACAATATCTCATCAAACTGATTCATCTGGCGGCGCAGCGGTACAAGATCGACCTGAAGAAGCCATTTGAGCAGCTTCCCAAAAAACATCAGGACATTCTGTTGTATGGTCCGGGAAAGACGGAGGCCCCGCGAACAGGCTTTCACGGGATCCTTGCCTATCTTCGCAATGCGGTAGAGGAGTCCCGATCGGATGCTTACCGCGAATGGATGCTGGGATATATGTCGGCCACGACATGCCCGGCCTGCCAGGGAAAGCGCCTGCGGCCTGAATCGCTGGCGGTGAAGGTAGCAGGGCTTTCCATTGCCGATTTCACCGCCTTGTCGCTGCGGCGCGCCCTGGAGGCTGCGCGCAGGATGGAATTTACGGAGCGAGAGGCGCTGATTGCCGGACGCTTGCGCAAGGAGATTCTCGATCGGCTGGAGTTTTTGAATGCCGTCGGTCTGGGCTATCTCTCCCTTGACCGGAGCGCGGCCACGCTCTCCGGGGGTGAAGGGCAGCGTATCCGCCTGGCAACACAGATCGGCTCGCGTTTGCGCGGTGTGCTTTATGTACTGGATGAGCCCTCAATCGGACTTCATCAGCGAGACAATCAGCGTTTGATCCAGGCGCTGGAATCATTGCGCGACCTGGGAAATACCGTCCTCGTGGTGGAACACGATGAGGACACGATCCGCCATGCGGACTATGTACTGGACCTTGGCCCCGGCGCTGGGAAGCTGGGCGGGCAGGTGGTCGCTGAAGGTCCGCCACAGCGGATCATGGAGACGCGGGAATCGTTGACCGGACGATATCTAGCGGGAGAGATCAGTGTATTGCACCGACTTGTGCCGCGTGTTCCCAATGGCAAATGGATCACGGTGGAAGGTGCGCGCAGCCATAATCTGCGCAACATTACGGCCAGGTTCCCGTTGGGTGTGATGACGGTGGTGACTGGGGTCTCCGGGTCGGGCAAGAGTACGCTGGTGAATGACATTCTGTATCGGGGGCTGGCAAAGCAGCTTTATGGCTCACGAGAAGAACCGGGTGAGCACACGCGCATCTCGGGCCATGAGAAGATAGACAAAGTCATTCGCATTGACCAGTCGCCCATCGGGCGTACTCCCCGGTCCAATCCGGCAACGTATACGGGTGTGTTTTCGGCCATCCGCGATCTGTTTGCCATGCTGCCCGAGTCGCGGGAGCGCGGGTATAAGGCCGGACGCTTTTCCTTCAATGTGGCCGGAGGACGCTGCGAAGCGTGTCAGGGTGAAGGGCAGCGGCGTATTGAAATGAATTTCCTGCCCGATGTGTATGTTCAGTGCGAGGTCTGCAACGGGCGCCGCTACAACCAGGAAACGCTGGCCGTGAAGTTCAACGGGTACTCCATTGCTGATGTTTTGGACCTGGCGATTGAAGACGCTCTGCCCGTGCTGGCGGACATTCCGCAAGTGAAGCAAAAACTGCAAACACTCGTGGACGTAGGCCTGGGCTATATTCATCTGGGACAGTCGGCCACGACACTGAGCGGCGGTGAGGCGCAACGCATGAAGCTGGCCCGCGAATTGTCGAAGCGCCAGACCGGGCGCACACTGTATCTGCTGGACGAGCCTACGACCGGGCTGCATTTTGATGATGTACGCAAACTGCTGGAAGTGCTGCACCGGTTGACGGACCTGGGCAACACGATCATTATTATCGAACACAATCTTGACGTGGTCCGCAACGCGGACTGGATCATCGACCTGGGACCGGAGGGTGGAGAAGAAGGCGGGCAGATTGTGGCCGAAGGTACTCCGGAGCATGTATCCGGCGTTGCAGGATCTTACACCGGACAATTTCTTCGGCGGTACTATAAGGAAGTCCCTGCTTCTGGTAACCGCACATCCAAAAAGCAGAAGTCATCCCAAAACGTGGCCCTTGCATGA
- a CDS encoding NUDIX hydrolase produces MKREYPDAPVIGVAAIILEQEKVLFIQRGKEPLQGEWSLPGGALELGESLAQGVCREVQEETGLEVEPLQVVEVLDRIAHDEAGRVRYHYVLVDFLCRRTGGQLRCASDAVAAVWLSREELAGREKYRITAGTAAVVEKAFQLAQMWP; encoded by the coding sequence ATGAAGCGCGAATATCCGGACGCCCCCGTCATCGGCGTAGCCGCAATCATTTTGGAACAGGAAAAGGTCCTGTTCATCCAGCGCGGAAAAGAACCTTTACAGGGTGAGTGGTCCCTGCCCGGCGGCGCTCTTGAGTTGGGCGAGTCTCTGGCCCAGGGAGTTTGCCGCGAAGTGCAGGAAGAAACTGGACTCGAAGTGGAACCCTTGCAGGTGGTGGAAGTCCTCGATCGAATTGCCCATGATGAAGCCGGCAGGGTCCGCTATCACTATGTTCTGGTCGATTTCCTTTGCCGCAGGACTGGCGGCCAGTTACGCTGTGCCAGCGATGCGGTCGCGGCCGTCTGGCTCTCCCGTGAAGAGCTTGCCGGCCGGGAGAAATACAGAATTACGGCAGGCACAGCCGCTGTGGTTGAGAAGGCCTTTCAGCTTGCCCAGATGTGGCCGTAG
- a CDS encoding acyl-CoA mutase large subunit family protein, producing the protein MANARKRWEEQTLKPALSKSPEKPIGAPSGINCDEKGNARFTTLSGVPVERLYTEEDLPPDWSEHQDQYLGEPGQPPYTRGIHSSGYRGKLWTMRQFSGFASPEETNRRYKYLLAQGGSGLSVAFDLPTLMGRDSDDPESEGEVGKCGVAIDSLDDMETLFSGIDLEQTTVSMTINSPASVIWAMYLAVAEKQGADWRRISGTLQNDILKEYIAQKEYIYPPAPSMRLVVDTFEFAAHHLPRFNPISISGYHIREAGSTAQQELAFTLYDGMEYVEWALRRGLSVDDFAPRLSFFFNAHNDFFEEIAKYRAARKIWYRVMTQRFRAKSPRAAWMRFHTQTAGVSLTAQQPKNNIARVAIQALAAVLGGTQSLHTDAYDEALALPTEDAARIALRTQQILAYESGVTKTVDPLGGSYFVERLTLDMEKSAFAYFEKLDAMGGMVRAIEKGFPQKEIAEASYAYQQAVEAGEKIIVGVNEYMMEEPQPQILHIDESVREAQSSKLKKLRRERSNEAVARSLLALCHAAEKEDQNTMPCFLECVKAYATIGEICNALKKVFGTYNEVTLS; encoded by the coding sequence ATGGCGAATGCTAGAAAGCGCTGGGAAGAACAGACCCTGAAGCCGGCGCTAAGCAAATCCCCGGAAAAACCGATTGGTGCACCCTCAGGCATCAATTGCGACGAAAAGGGAAATGCCCGCTTCACAACCCTCTCTGGAGTACCCGTCGAACGCCTCTACACTGAAGAGGACCTTCCCCCGGACTGGTCTGAACACCAGGACCAATACCTTGGGGAACCGGGACAACCACCCTATACTCGCGGTATCCATTCCAGCGGGTATCGCGGCAAGCTGTGGACGATGCGCCAGTTCTCCGGATTCGCCTCACCGGAAGAAACCAATCGGCGCTACAAATACCTTCTGGCCCAGGGGGGCAGTGGGCTTTCTGTCGCTTTCGACTTGCCTACGCTGATGGGACGGGACTCGGACGATCCGGAAAGCGAGGGCGAAGTCGGCAAATGCGGTGTGGCCATTGATTCCCTCGATGATATGGAGACGCTCTTTTCCGGCATCGACCTGGAACAGACCACCGTGTCCATGACCATTAATTCGCCTGCCAGCGTGATCTGGGCCATGTATCTTGCCGTAGCGGAAAAGCAGGGCGCGGACTGGAGGAGGATCTCCGGCACTCTGCAGAACGACATCCTCAAGGAATACATCGCACAAAAGGAATATATCTACCCGCCTGCTCCTTCCATGCGTCTGGTAGTGGACACCTTCGAGTTTGCCGCGCACCATCTCCCGCGCTTCAATCCCATCTCGATTTCCGGGTATCACATCCGCGAAGCTGGATCGACAGCACAGCAGGAACTGGCCTTTACCCTCTACGACGGAATGGAATATGTGGAATGGGCCCTCCGCCGGGGCCTTTCTGTAGACGATTTTGCTCCGCGCCTCAGCTTTTTCTTCAATGCCCACAATGACTTCTTTGAGGAGATTGCCAAATATCGTGCGGCGAGAAAAATCTGGTATCGCGTGATGACACAACGGTTCCGCGCAAAAAGTCCCCGCGCGGCCTGGATGCGGTTTCATACACAGACCGCCGGTGTTTCTCTGACTGCCCAGCAGCCGAAGAACAATATTGCGCGTGTTGCCATTCAGGCGCTGGCCGCAGTCCTGGGGGGAACACAGTCCCTGCATACTGATGCCTACGATGAGGCGCTCGCCTTGCCTACGGAAGACGCGGCCCGCATTGCCCTCCGCACCCAGCAGATTCTGGCTTATGAATCCGGCGTGACGAAAACCGTAGACCCCTTGGGCGGCTCCTATTTTGTCGAACGCCTCACGCTGGACATGGAAAAATCGGCCTTTGCCTATTTTGAAAAGCTGGACGCCATGGGTGGGATGGTGCGCGCCATTGAAAAGGGCTTTCCGCAAAAAGAGATTGCCGAGGCCAGCTACGCATATCAGCAGGCCGTGGAGGCAGGGGAAAAAATCATTGTCGGCGTCAACGAATATATGATGGAAGAACCACAGCCGCAGATTCTCCATATCGACGAATCCGTGCGTGAGGCGCAAAGCTCTAAACTCAAAAAGCTGCGCCGCGAACGCAGCAACGAGGCGGTGGCCCGCTCTCTGCTGGCGCTCTGCCATGCTGCGGAAAAAGAAGACCAGAACACGATGCCCTGTTTTCTGGAATGTGTAAAGGCCTATGCCACAATCGGCGAAATCTGCAATGCCCTGAAAAAAGTCTTCGGGACCTACAACGAAGTGACGCTGAGTTGA
- a CDS encoding CPBP family intramembrane glutamic endopeptidase, with protein sequence MTLDPVSLTPVSSAGFSAEEPPQKTSLPDDEIPHLGHATLFFVMCVPLLFAGEGVFLFLAKQVPQLHSKSYRELFSLMSQDARLAIPTQAFVYLLIGFVTMVVFTVLWQRPFFEGIHWNASTAHDRLWGLCGLGVGLGISITFLQAYLPIPMPQNPPILQDMVHSSLGAWMMLFFGVSIAPFMEELAFRGFLLPGLVHAFQWLMRQQVLSPQAFSWITLPLSVVLTTVPFALLHAEQVSSAWGPLLLIGLVSIVLCAVRLRLRSLAASTVVHAAYNLTLFAGILLQTDGFQHLERLNS encoded by the coding sequence ATGACGCTCGATCCCGTATCGCTGACTCCGGTTTCTTCCGCGGGGTTCTCTGCCGAAGAACCACCGCAGAAGACCTCGCTGCCTGATGATGAGATACCCCACCTGGGGCATGCGACCTTATTCTTTGTCATGTGTGTTCCTCTGCTTTTCGCCGGTGAAGGGGTCTTTCTTTTTCTGGCGAAGCAGGTTCCCCAATTGCATTCCAAGAGCTATCGTGAACTTTTCAGCCTGATGAGCCAGGATGCCAGACTGGCCATCCCTACACAAGCCTTTGTTTATCTTTTGATTGGCTTCGTGACGATGGTCGTTTTTACGGTCCTTTGGCAGCGTCCTTTTTTTGAGGGGATCCACTGGAACGCATCTACCGCGCACGACAGGCTTTGGGGGCTTTGCGGGCTGGGTGTGGGGCTGGGAATCAGCATCACATTTTTGCAGGCGTATCTGCCGATTCCTATGCCGCAGAATCCGCCAATCCTGCAGGACATGGTCCACTCGTCACTGGGTGCCTGGATGATGCTTTTCTTTGGCGTTTCGATTGCGCCTTTTATGGAGGAGCTGGCCTTTCGCGGATTTCTTCTGCCCGGGCTGGTCCATGCCTTCCAGTGGCTCATGCGACAACAGGTCCTTTCTCCTCAGGCCTTTTCGTGGATTACGCTTCCACTTTCCGTGGTGTTGACGACGGTCCCATTTGCCCTGCTTCATGCCGAACAGGTCTCCAGCGCATGGGGACCCTTGCTGCTCATTGGCCTGGTCAGCATTGTGCTCTGCGCCGTTCGGTTGCGACTCCGGTCGCTTGCGGCCAGCACCGTGGTCCATGCGGCCTACAATCTCACCCTCTTTGCTGGAATCCTGCTGCAAACGGACGGATTCCAACATCTGGAGCGTCTGAATTCCTGA